A region of Granulicella sibirica DNA encodes the following proteins:
- a CDS encoding ubiquinol-cytochrome c reductase iron-sulfur subunit — protein sequence MSDFLKYPGESSNDSLSPEGKAAAHSRRTFLFKLAVLLNAAVGTVLAIPLVGYLLGPARKDSSAIGAWVNLGVTTAFPVGETRLVDFLSPVTSLGDGETGKVACWVRRISQGKFQVFAINCAHLGCPVRWFAQSKLFMCPCHGGAYYENGDRASGPPERGLFEYQYKLTGDSLMIHAGNMPTLATQASCKDKPKNLDELGKPLIQIEPAAVAEARRSTPWQA from the coding sequence ATGAGTGACTTTCTCAAGTATCCCGGAGAATCCAGCAACGACAGCCTCTCGCCCGAGGGCAAGGCTGCTGCGCACTCGCGGCGTACGTTCCTTTTCAAGCTGGCGGTCCTGCTCAATGCCGCCGTCGGCACTGTTCTCGCTATTCCACTCGTTGGCTACCTGCTCGGGCCCGCTCGCAAGGATTCCTCCGCAATCGGCGCATGGGTCAACCTCGGCGTCACCACCGCGTTTCCCGTAGGAGAGACCCGTCTCGTCGACTTCCTTAGCCCCGTCACCAGCCTCGGCGACGGCGAAACCGGAAAGGTCGCCTGCTGGGTCCGCCGCATCTCCCAGGGGAAGTTCCAGGTCTTCGCCATCAACTGCGCCCACCTCGGCTGCCCCGTCCGCTGGTTTGCTCAGTCGAAGCTCTTCATGTGCCCATGCCATGGCGGAGCCTACTACGAGAACGGTGATCGCGCCTCCGGCCCACCTGAACGCGGCCTTTTCGAATACCAGTACAAGCTTACCGGCGACTCGCTGATGATCCACGCCGGCAACATGCCAACGCTCGCCACGCAGGCTTCCTGCAAGGATAAGCCGAAGAATCTGGACGAACTTGGCAAGCCCCTCATTCAGATCGAGCCCGCCGCTGTAGCCGAAGCCCGGAGGTCCACGCCATGGCAAGCTTGA
- a CDS encoding glycoside hydrolase family 3 C-terminal domain-containing protein gives MRNALAALGLLSACVMASGQAAPVYQDPSKPIEMRIADLVGRLTLEEKAQQLNHLNKGIPRLGIPMWGGWNQTLHGVWSKEPTTLFPAPIAMGATWDPALVHRIADAMSDEGRALYNAKAEGPRSQHGLVYRSPVINISRDPRWGRIQEVFSEDPWLTSRMAVAYVKGLQGEDVNHLKLAATVKHFAVNNVETGRQHLSAEVDERNLMEYWLPHWKAAIMEGHAQSVMSSYNAINGTPDAMNHYLLTDILRKKWGLDGFVTDDLGAVALLTGSRNSNAAEQGQRASEDPVEAAAVAIRAGNDSDDTEFETNIPLAVKRGLLTTKDVDQAVSRVLRVGFRLGAFDPPEKSPYAGISMSVVRSPEHLELSLKAAEESITLLTNQHDFLPLKRDSVHSIAVIGPAGYNGYETGNYYGKPFRKVGPLTGLRDLLGDGVRVQYELGAGFTEAADPAAIARAVELARKSDVAVLFLGTDLHVEAEGRDRRDLNLPGAQEQLMEAVFAANPKTILVLMNAGPLAVTWAHDHLPAVLEGWYPGEAGGTAIARALFGEDNPGGHIPYTMYASLDGVPPQNEYDVSKGYTYLYFKGVPLYPFGHGLSYTHFEYSHLTLSAASVAKTGQVDVSFDLKNVGARAGAEVPQLYTHQAQSGVVQPIKSLRAFERVSLAAGETKRVHFVFPASQLAFYDVHTHGFVVEPGEFRILIGSSSEDIRLKSSLTVVGGVAKK, from the coding sequence ATGAGAAATGCTCTCGCTGCTCTGGGTTTGTTGTCCGCGTGTGTGATGGCTTCCGGGCAGGCTGCGCCCGTTTACCAGGATCCGTCGAAGCCGATTGAGATGAGGATTGCGGATCTTGTGGGGCGGCTTACGCTTGAGGAGAAAGCGCAACAGCTGAACCATCTGAATAAGGGTATTCCGCGGCTTGGCATTCCTATGTGGGGTGGGTGGAACCAGACGCTGCATGGGGTGTGGTCGAAGGAGCCGACTACGCTGTTCCCTGCCCCTATTGCGATGGGGGCTACGTGGGATCCGGCGCTGGTGCATAGGATCGCCGATGCGATGTCGGATGAGGGACGGGCGCTGTATAACGCAAAGGCGGAGGGGCCCCGGTCGCAGCATGGGTTGGTGTACCGGTCGCCGGTGATCAATATCAGCAGGGATCCGCGGTGGGGGCGGATCCAGGAGGTGTTCAGCGAGGATCCGTGGCTGACGAGCAGGATGGCTGTGGCGTATGTGAAGGGGTTGCAGGGTGAGGATGTCAACCATCTGAAGCTGGCGGCTACGGTGAAGCATTTTGCGGTGAACAATGTCGAGACGGGACGGCAGCATCTTTCGGCCGAGGTGGATGAGCGGAATTTGATGGAGTATTGGCTGCCGCATTGGAAGGCGGCGATTATGGAGGGGCATGCGCAGTCGGTCATGTCCTCGTACAACGCGATCAATGGGACGCCGGATGCGATGAACCACTACCTGCTGACGGATATTCTGCGGAAGAAGTGGGGCTTAGATGGGTTCGTGACGGATGACCTTGGGGCGGTGGCGCTGCTGACGGGAAGCCGGAATTCGAATGCGGCCGAGCAGGGGCAGAGGGCTTCGGAGGATCCGGTAGAGGCGGCGGCGGTTGCGATCAGGGCCGGGAATGACTCGGACGATACGGAGTTCGAGACGAATATTCCTCTGGCGGTGAAGCGCGGGTTGCTGACGACGAAGGATGTCGACCAGGCGGTTTCGCGTGTGCTGCGGGTGGGGTTTCGGCTGGGGGCGTTCGATCCTCCGGAGAAGAGCCCCTATGCGGGTATTTCGATGAGCGTTGTCCGTTCGCCGGAGCATCTGGAGCTTTCGCTGAAGGCTGCGGAGGAGTCGATTACGCTGCTGACGAATCAGCATGACTTTCTACCGTTGAAGCGTGATTCGGTGCATTCCATCGCAGTGATCGGGCCGGCGGGGTATAACGGGTATGAGACGGGAAATTACTATGGCAAGCCGTTTCGCAAGGTGGGGCCGCTGACGGGGTTGCGGGATCTGCTTGGGGATGGGGTCAGGGTGCAGTATGAGCTGGGCGCGGGGTTTACGGAGGCGGCGGATCCGGCGGCGATTGCAAGGGCTGTGGAGTTGGCGAGGAAGTCGGATGTGGCTGTGCTGTTTCTGGGGACGGATCTTCACGTCGAGGCGGAGGGTCGGGATCGACGGGATCTGAATCTGCCGGGGGCACAGGAACAATTGATGGAGGCGGTGTTTGCGGCGAATCCCAAGACGATCCTGGTGCTGATGAACGCGGGGCCGCTTGCAGTGACGTGGGCTCACGATCATCTGCCGGCAGTTCTTGAAGGATGGTATCCGGGTGAGGCGGGTGGGACGGCGATTGCACGGGCTCTGTTTGGTGAGGACAATCCGGGTGGACATATCCCGTACACGATGTACGCGAGCCTCGATGGGGTTCCACCGCAGAACGAGTACGACGTGAGCAAGGGGTACACGTATCTCTACTTCAAAGGTGTGCCGCTTTATCCGTTTGGGCATGGGTTGAGCTATACGCATTTCGAGTACAGCCATCTGACGCTTTCGGCTGCTTCGGTCGCGAAGACGGGGCAAGTGGATGTCTCGTTCGATCTGAAGAATGTGGGGGCGAGAGCTGGGGCGGAGGTCCCGCAGCTTTATACGCACCAGGCGCAGAGCGGGGTGGTTCAGCCGATCAAGAGTCTGCGGGCGTTCGAGCGGGTGAGTCTCGCGGCGGGAGAGACGAAGCGGGTTCACTTTGTGTTTCCTGCTTCGCAACTGGCCTTCTATGACGTGCATACGCATGGCTTCGTGGTTGAGCCAGGGGAGTTCCGTATTTTGATTGGGTCGTCGTCGGAGGATATCCGGTTGAAGTCTTCGCTTACCGTCGTGGGAGGCGTTGCGAAGAAGTAG
- the araD1 gene encoding AraD1 family protein, which translates to MVHLVQITDGSSRRVAVVEEPSLRCLVGVASVYELAMRCLGEGASLSGMALSLAQGEVLSYDEVYAGVLAWRLLAPIDVPGEPSRVLVAGTGLTHLGSARERQAMHRADKAHEAEVTTDSMRMFQWGVEAGRPAKGSIGIAPEWFYKGDGSVLRAPFEALEIPGHAEDGGEEAELAGVYVIGEDGSPHRIGFAAGNEFSDHKFEKKNYLNLAGSKLRQCSLGPELVVGMEFDDVKGEVRIERKGETVWSKRIASGEANMCHSLANLEHHHFKFDGHRQPGGVHVHFFGADTLSFSDGVALVDGDWAEVRFEGFGRALRNPIREVDTMTVPVTVAVFE; encoded by the coding sequence ATGGTGCACTTGGTTCAGATTACGGATGGGAGTTCGCGGCGTGTGGCTGTGGTTGAGGAGCCTTCGCTGCGGTGTTTGGTGGGAGTGGCTTCGGTGTATGAGCTTGCGATGCGTTGTCTCGGTGAGGGGGCTTCGCTTTCGGGTATGGCTCTCTCTTTGGCGCAGGGCGAGGTGCTCTCGTATGACGAGGTGTATGCGGGGGTTTTGGCGTGGCGGTTGCTTGCGCCGATCGATGTGCCGGGTGAGCCTTCGCGTGTGCTGGTCGCAGGGACCGGGTTGACGCATCTCGGGAGCGCGCGGGAGAGGCAGGCGATGCATCGTGCGGACAAGGCGCATGAGGCTGAAGTGACAACCGATAGCATGCGGATGTTTCAGTGGGGCGTCGAAGCTGGGCGGCCTGCGAAGGGGTCGATCGGGATCGCTCCCGAGTGGTTTTACAAGGGCGATGGGTCTGTGCTGCGGGCTCCGTTCGAGGCGCTCGAGATACCGGGGCACGCGGAGGATGGGGGCGAAGAGGCTGAGCTGGCGGGGGTGTATGTGATTGGCGAGGATGGGTCGCCGCATCGGATTGGGTTCGCTGCGGGAAATGAGTTTTCGGATCACAAGTTTGAGAAGAAGAACTATCTCAATCTTGCGGGATCGAAGCTGAGGCAGTGCAGCCTTGGGCCTGAGCTTGTGGTGGGGATGGAGTTCGATGACGTCAAGGGTGAGGTGAGAATTGAACGGAAGGGTGAGACGGTGTGGAGCAAGAGGATTGCGAGTGGTGAGGCAAATATGTGTCACTCGCTGGCGAACCTCGAGCATCATCACTTCAAGTTCGATGGACATCGACAACCGGGCGGAGTGCATGTGCACTTCTTTGGGGCGGACACGCTTTCGTTTAGCGATGGGGTTGCGCTGGTGGATGGGGATTGGGCCGAGGTGCGGTTCGAGGGGTTTGGACGGGCGCTTCGGAATCCTATTCGTGAGGTAGATACGATGACGGTGCCGGTAACCGTCGCGGTGTTTGAGTAA
- a CDS encoding NAD(P)-dependent oxidoreductase, with translation MAQTVAILGLGTMGLGMADNLLKAGFSLSVYNRTAAKADGLRERGAKVGATPEEAVKGASVIVSMLSDDAASRQAWVGGDGALAGAEDGAVLVEASTVSPAWIAELGGLAHARGLELLDAPVTGSRVAAATGQLAFLVGGSAGALAKVDPVLKAMSKEIVYLGPAGSGAKLKLVNNFLCGVQIASLAEGLAWLERSGLDVEKALGVLKSGAPGSPLLAGISARMLGRDYTVNFLLSLMSKDLLYAHEAAAEAGVELTTATNARALFESAATKGFADQDMASVIEPIRNA, from the coding sequence ATGGCGCAGACAGTGGCAATTCTTGGTCTTGGCACGATGGGTCTTGGGATGGCGGATAACCTGCTGAAGGCGGGGTTCTCGCTGAGTGTGTATAACCGGACTGCTGCGAAGGCGGATGGGCTTCGTGAGCGGGGGGCGAAGGTTGGGGCGACACCGGAGGAGGCGGTGAAGGGGGCTTCGGTGATTGTGTCGATGCTGTCGGATGATGCGGCTTCGCGGCAGGCATGGGTTGGGGGGGATGGGGCGCTGGCTGGTGCCGAGGATGGGGCTGTGCTGGTTGAGGCGAGTACGGTGAGCCCGGCTTGGATTGCGGAGTTGGGCGGGCTTGCTCATGCTCGTGGGCTTGAGCTTCTGGATGCGCCGGTGACAGGAAGCCGGGTGGCGGCGGCCACGGGGCAGCTTGCGTTTCTTGTGGGTGGATCGGCCGGGGCATTGGCGAAGGTGGACCCTGTGTTGAAGGCGATGAGCAAGGAGATCGTGTACCTGGGTCCGGCGGGGAGCGGGGCGAAGCTGAAGCTGGTGAATAACTTTCTGTGCGGCGTGCAGATCGCTTCGCTTGCCGAGGGGCTTGCGTGGCTTGAGCGGAGCGGGTTGGATGTCGAGAAGGCGCTTGGGGTGTTGAAGAGTGGGGCTCCGGGGAGTCCGCTGCTGGCGGGGATTTCAGCGCGGATGCTTGGCCGGGATTATACGGTGAATTTTCTGCTGAGCCTGATGTCGAAGGATCTGCTGTATGCACATGAAGCGGCGGCCGAAGCGGGGGTTGAGTTGACCACGGCGACGAATGCGCGGGCGCTGTTCGAGTCGGCTGCGACGAAGGGGTTTGCCGATCAGGATATGGCTTCGGTGATCGAGCCGATCCGTAACGCGTAG
- a CDS encoding L-rhamnonate dehydratase, with amino-acid sequence MKITEVRTRVVQWEGETVPLPPHFCTNPMDLVNFGEASMGNFAFHGWVLVEIFTDTGLVGLGNAALSPLVTKTLIDTYLKPLLLGADPWDTEYLWQQMYRRTMAFGRKGVAMTAISAVDIALWDILGKDAKQPVYRLLGGRTKDRIPVYASRLYSMPLDELRVEAQKYKDEGYQAMKLRFGWGPLDGAAGMQKNIELVRTVREVIGEGIDLMADAYMGWTLDYAKRMLPLLEPFHLRWLEEAVIPDDTRGYKALKEYGRVPIAGGEHEFTIFGFRELLEANALDYIQFDTNRVGGISQARKICALAESFQVPVVPHAGQMHNYHVSMASLNCPISEFFPRVDVEVGNELFWYIFDGEPVPTHGYIDLDEGVPGLGLAVNEESLKRFTIIE; translated from the coding sequence ATGAAAATTACTGAGGTGCGTACGCGCGTCGTTCAATGGGAAGGCGAGACGGTGCCTCTCCCTCCTCACTTCTGCACAAACCCAATGGACCTGGTAAATTTCGGCGAAGCATCGATGGGAAACTTTGCCTTCCACGGATGGGTGCTTGTCGAGATCTTTACGGACACGGGGCTGGTGGGGCTGGGAAACGCCGCTCTCTCACCTCTTGTGACGAAGACGCTGATCGATACCTATCTGAAGCCGTTGCTACTTGGCGCTGACCCTTGGGACACAGAGTACCTGTGGCAGCAGATGTATCGGCGGACGATGGCCTTTGGACGCAAGGGCGTGGCCATGACGGCTATCTCCGCTGTCGATATCGCGCTTTGGGACATCCTGGGGAAAGACGCAAAGCAGCCTGTGTATCGCCTGCTAGGGGGGCGAACGAAGGATCGGATACCGGTTTATGCCAGCAGGCTCTATTCCATGCCGCTCGACGAACTACGGGTCGAAGCGCAGAAGTATAAGGACGAAGGCTATCAGGCAATGAAGCTGCGCTTCGGCTGGGGTCCGCTGGACGGCGCTGCCGGTATGCAGAAGAACATCGAGTTGGTACGAACGGTTCGCGAGGTGATTGGGGAGGGGATCGACCTGATGGCCGACGCGTACATGGGATGGACGCTCGATTATGCGAAGCGCATGCTTCCTCTGCTCGAGCCGTTTCATCTACGCTGGCTGGAAGAAGCCGTCATTCCTGACGACACGCGTGGTTACAAGGCTCTAAAGGAGTATGGGAGGGTGCCGATTGCGGGAGGCGAACACGAGTTTACGATCTTCGGATTTCGTGAGCTGCTGGAGGCGAATGCGCTCGACTATATCCAGTTCGATACGAACCGGGTGGGTGGGATCAGCCAGGCACGGAAGATATGCGCGCTGGCGGAGTCGTTCCAGGTGCCGGTGGTTCCGCATGCGGGGCAGATGCATAACTACCATGTGTCGATGGCTAGTTTGAATTGCCCTATCTCGGAGTTCTTTCCGAGGGTGGATGTCGAGGTAGGGAATGAGTTGTTCTGGTATATCTTCGACGGCGAGCCGGTGCCGACGCATGGATATATCGACCTCGATGAGGGCGTTCCGGGGCTTGGGCTTGCGGTCAATGAAGAGTCGCTGAAGCGCTTCACGATTATTGAATAG
- a CDS encoding cytochrome b N-terminal domain-containing protein — protein MASLKQRGIDLGLKGYNWLESRLGLIKPITASATHPTPSNNASWWYVFGSAATVLLIMQVMTGILLALVYSPSANEAWSSLQFLNHNVALGWYLRALHGWGSDFMVAIVLIHMAQVFLFGAFKFPRELTWIIGVTLLLLTLGMAFTGQVMRFDQDAYWGLGIGASIMSRVPFLGAPLVHLMLGGPIVGGATLSRFFTLHVFVIPGILLAGVGVHIWLTLFHGVSDWPMPGRIVSKSTYQREYHELAEKTGIPFVPDAAWKDAVFAAAIMFSVMACAFFFGPFGPGGPPDPTIIQTAPKPDYFFLWIYAVLAFLPPSIETPVILVVPVIGIGAMLALPLVAGEGERHWARRPVAVLMVSVIAVSLGIFTHLGTYTPWSPIMEAWTSDAVPAKYLQNRTPLEHQGALVLQDKQCRNCHSLAGAGGQRGPALDDIASRMTEDQIIRQILQGGGNMPAYGNALNPSETKALMSFLMTLHGDLAPAIDASRPLTQTSESTTPAPAQTTP, from the coding sequence ATGGCAAGCTTGAAGCAACGCGGCATCGACCTCGGTCTCAAAGGCTATAACTGGCTCGAGAGTCGGCTTGGGCTCATCAAGCCCATAACGGCATCCGCTACCCACCCGACGCCCTCGAACAACGCAAGCTGGTGGTACGTCTTCGGAAGCGCCGCCACCGTCCTGCTCATCATGCAGGTCATGACAGGTATCCTCCTCGCCCTCGTCTACAGCCCATCGGCGAACGAAGCCTGGAGCAGCCTTCAGTTCCTCAACCATAACGTCGCCCTCGGCTGGTATCTCCGTGCCCTCCACGGCTGGGGTTCCGACTTCATGGTTGCTATTGTCCTCATCCACATGGCGCAGGTCTTTCTCTTTGGCGCCTTCAAGTTTCCCCGCGAGCTTACCTGGATCATCGGCGTTACCCTCCTCCTGCTCACCCTCGGCATGGCCTTCACCGGCCAGGTGATGCGCTTCGACCAGGACGCCTACTGGGGCCTCGGCATCGGCGCCTCCATCATGAGCCGCGTCCCTTTCCTTGGCGCGCCCCTCGTCCACCTGATGCTCGGCGGACCCATCGTCGGCGGAGCTACCCTGTCGCGCTTCTTCACCCTCCACGTCTTCGTCATCCCCGGCATCCTCCTTGCCGGAGTCGGTGTCCACATCTGGCTCACTCTCTTCCACGGCGTCAGCGACTGGCCCATGCCCGGACGCATCGTCAGCAAATCGACCTATCAGCGCGAGTACCACGAACTCGCCGAGAAAACCGGCATCCCTTTCGTCCCAGACGCCGCCTGGAAAGACGCCGTCTTCGCGGCTGCCATCATGTTCTCCGTCATGGCCTGCGCCTTCTTCTTCGGACCCTTTGGTCCCGGTGGCCCGCCCGACCCCACCATCATCCAGACCGCACCCAAGCCCGATTACTTCTTCCTCTGGATCTACGCCGTCCTTGCCTTCCTTCCGCCGTCGATCGAAACCCCCGTCATCCTGGTCGTTCCGGTCATCGGCATCGGTGCCATGCTTGCGCTTCCACTCGTCGCCGGCGAAGGCGAACGTCACTGGGCCCGCCGCCCCGTCGCCGTCCTCATGGTCTCCGTCATCGCCGTCTCCCTCGGCATCTTCACGCACCTCGGCACCTACACTCCATGGAGCCCCATCATGGAGGCCTGGACAAGCGACGCCGTCCCAGCGAAATATCTCCAAAACCGCACGCCGCTCGAACACCAGGGGGCGCTCGTCCTTCAGGACAAGCAATGCCGCAATTGCCACTCCCTCGCCGGAGCCGGTGGCCAGCGCGGCCCCGCCCTCGACGACATCGCATCCCGCATGACCGAGGACCAGATCATCCGCCAGATCCTTCAGGGCGGAGGCAACATGCCTGCCTATGGGAACGCCCTCAACCCTTCCGAGACCAAGGCCCTCATGAGCTTCCTCATGACTCTCCACGGCGACCTCGCCCCCGCAATAGATGCCTCCCGCCCCCTTACCCAAACCAGCGAATCCACTACACCGGCGCCAGCCCAGACAACGCCATAG
- a CDS encoding MFS transporter, whose translation MGLKTNDGVPVRGLEARWYFVALVTAAIAISYFDRQTLPVAISAIQHTIPISNQQFSYLQTAFLLSYAALYAIGGRLLDLLGTRRGFMLIMLWWSLACAIHGFATGFGMLLVARFLLGMGEGGAFPAATRVVAEWIEPEARSTAMGFINAGTAMGSVLAPPLIGLLLLHSGWRSVFFVSGAIGLAWVVWWMASYRGNTMALSSGTLDARLIARHLSFREIIAIPSVRSLVFAKFMSDSAWYFLLFWLPKYLYDARHFDIKQVSLYAWIPYAASGLGSFLGGWFSSRLLRRGSSLDRARKIALGLSAAFMPVVMLVPLVPVQLAILLFSIAFFCQQSWSGLIMTVPADIFPLSAVGTVSGLVGFGGAIGGAIFGVVAGYLLGHGFGYGTLFLLVGTFHLIGYLAIVLFAGEIQPLRSHDLLEIESNI comes from the coding sequence ATGGGTCTGAAGACAAACGATGGAGTGCCGGTGCGTGGGCTTGAGGCGCGCTGGTATTTCGTCGCGCTGGTGACGGCGGCGATTGCGATCAGTTACTTCGACAGGCAGACGCTGCCGGTCGCGATCTCGGCAATTCAGCACACGATCCCGATTTCGAACCAGCAGTTCTCCTACCTGCAAACTGCATTTCTGCTTTCCTATGCGGCGCTGTACGCGATAGGCGGGCGTCTCCTCGACTTACTGGGAACGCGGCGCGGTTTCATGTTGATCATGCTCTGGTGGTCGCTCGCGTGTGCCATTCATGGGTTCGCAACGGGGTTCGGCATGTTGTTGGTTGCGCGCTTTTTGCTCGGCATGGGCGAGGGTGGGGCGTTTCCGGCTGCAACGCGCGTGGTGGCTGAGTGGATAGAACCGGAGGCGCGTTCGACGGCAATGGGCTTTATCAATGCGGGGACGGCGATGGGGTCGGTGCTCGCTCCACCGCTGATTGGACTTCTGCTTCTGCATAGCGGGTGGCGGTCGGTGTTTTTTGTGTCGGGGGCGATTGGACTTGCGTGGGTAGTGTGGTGGATGGCTAGCTATCGGGGCAACACGATGGCGCTGTCTTCCGGAACGCTCGATGCAAGGCTGATAGCGCGGCACTTGAGCTTCCGAGAGATTATCGCCATCCCGAGCGTGCGGTCGCTTGTGTTCGCTAAGTTCATGAGTGACTCGGCCTGGTATTTCCTGCTGTTCTGGCTGCCAAAGTATCTTTACGATGCGAGACATTTCGATATCAAACAGGTGAGCCTTTATGCGTGGATTCCCTATGCTGCTTCCGGGCTTGGGAGTTTCCTTGGGGGTTGGTTCTCGAGCCGCCTGTTGCGTCGAGGCAGTTCGCTTGACCGGGCACGGAAGATCGCGCTTGGGCTGAGCGCTGCGTTTATGCCGGTTGTGATGCTTGTTCCGCTTGTTCCTGTGCAGCTTGCGATTCTTCTGTTCAGTATCGCGTTCTTCTGTCAGCAATCATGGTCCGGCCTGATTATGACAGTGCCGGCGGATATCTTTCCACTCTCCGCTGTGGGCACGGTTTCAGGTCTTGTGGGGTTTGGTGGGGCCATCGGCGGAGCTATATTCGGTGTTGTTGCTGGGTACTTACTTGGCCATGGCTTTGGCTATGGCACGCTCTTCCTCCTCGTTGGAACATTTCATCTAATCGGCTATCTCGCGATCGTTCTATTTGCCGGAGAAATTCAACCGCTTCGCAGCCATGACCTCCTGGAGATTGAGAGCAACATATGA
- a CDS encoding cytochrome c oxidase assembly protein has protein sequence MSDAAQAIFLSWSPPPWLTLSVALTAIVYLRGWLEIGKTRPQQFDLLRLASFYSGLAVLWLAIASPMDGFADVLLSAHMIEHLLLMSVVPPLLLYGLPVVPLLRGLPVVLRRNLIGPLLRLTFLRRFLHWLTRPVVAWFAMNISFLAWHIPSAYNFALEHENWHAVEHICFLGTSILFWWCIIRPWPSEAKRLNWGILLYLVSADVVNTILSAFLSFCDRPVYSFYLTHPNPFQVEPLEDQVLGAVIMWVLGSLAFLLPAVILALHLVRGDRSNRA, from the coding sequence ATGTCAGATGCAGCGCAAGCCATCTTCCTAAGCTGGTCCCCACCGCCCTGGCTAACTCTGTCCGTTGCCCTCACCGCCATCGTTTACCTCCGCGGCTGGCTGGAGATAGGCAAGACACGCCCGCAGCAGTTCGACCTTCTCCGTCTCGCATCGTTCTATTCGGGACTTGCCGTCCTTTGGCTTGCCATCGCATCCCCCATGGACGGCTTCGCTGACGTCCTCCTCAGCGCCCACATGATCGAGCACCTGCTCCTCATGTCGGTAGTCCCCCCGCTTCTTCTCTACGGCCTGCCCGTCGTCCCGCTCCTTCGCGGCCTCCCGGTCGTCCTTCGCCGCAACCTCATCGGCCCGCTTCTCCGCCTGACGTTTTTGCGTCGCTTTCTCCACTGGCTCACCCGGCCCGTCGTCGCCTGGTTCGCCATGAACATCAGCTTCCTTGCCTGGCACATCCCCAGCGCCTACAACTTCGCCCTCGAGCACGAGAACTGGCACGCCGTCGAGCACATCTGCTTCCTCGGCACCTCGATCCTCTTCTGGTGGTGCATCATTCGGCCGTGGCCATCGGAGGCGAAGCGCCTCAACTGGGGCATCCTCCTCTACCTCGTCTCAGCCGACGTGGTGAACACGATTCTCTCGGCCTTCCTGTCCTTCTGCGACCGCCCCGTCTACAGCTTCTACCTCACCCATCCCAACCCGTTCCAGGTCGAGCCCCTCGAAGACCAGGTTCTCGGAGCCGTTATTATGTGGGTCCTCGGCTCCCTCGCCTTCCTTCTGCCCGCTGTCATCCTCGCCCTCCACCTCGTACGCGGCGACAGATCGAACCGGGCATAA
- a CDS encoding c-type cytochrome, with the protein MTLRRILLLLLVAAPLGLGGCKEAPGKPKAEVESGRPEQVLDFNVLYKQNCAACHGESGKNGAAISLANPIYLATAGAPNIQRITASGVPGTMMPAFGKAAGGPLTDQQIATLAQGMMTNWGNPGSLGGLAPPSYTATSHGDAAQGQKAFTTYCARCHGADGSGSTDANRRRIGSLIDPAYLALVSEQGLRSFIIAGQPDAGMPDWRSDLNGPSLHPMSEQDLADTVAYLEAHRIAAPGQPYQH; encoded by the coding sequence ATGACTCTGCGCCGCATCCTCCTGCTCCTTCTCGTTGCCGCGCCTCTCGGACTCGGCGGCTGTAAGGAAGCGCCCGGCAAACCCAAGGCCGAAGTTGAATCCGGCCGGCCCGAGCAGGTTCTCGACTTCAACGTGCTCTACAAGCAGAACTGTGCCGCCTGCCATGGGGAGTCGGGCAAAAATGGCGCCGCCATCTCGCTCGCGAACCCAATCTATCTCGCGACCGCCGGCGCGCCAAACATCCAGCGCATCACCGCATCCGGCGTACCCGGAACCATGATGCCTGCATTTGGCAAAGCCGCTGGAGGTCCGCTCACCGATCAGCAGATCGCGACCCTTGCCCAAGGCATGATGACCAATTGGGGCAATCCCGGCTCGCTCGGCGGTTTAGCTCCACCCTCCTATACCGCGACATCCCACGGTGACGCCGCCCAGGGCCAGAAAGCTTTCACCACCTACTGCGCCCGTTGCCATGGCGCGGACGGAAGTGGTTCGACCGATGCCAATCGCCGGAGGATTGGCTCCCTCATCGATCCCGCCTACCTTGCGCTTGTCAGCGAGCAGGGGCTCCGCAGCTTTATCATCGCCGGCCAGCCTGACGCGGGCATGCCCGACTGGCGTTCCGATCTAAACGGTCCGAGTCTTCACCCCATGTCCGAACAGGACCTGGCCGACACCGTCGCCTATCTCGAGGCTCATCGCATCGCGGCCCCTGGCCAGCCCTATCAGCACTAA